The Gemmata palustris genome includes a region encoding these proteins:
- a CDS encoding OPT family oligopeptide transporter translates to MSSEVKSEPEFQPFVPATEAPKEFTLAAVAAGAGLGLIFAASSLYLVLKVGMTVSASIPVAVLAITVFRALSKAFGIRRATILENNIVQTAGSAGESIAFGVGVSMPALLLLGFGLDLGRVMVVSILGGLLGILAMIPLRRAFIVKMHFQPGRKDQKETLLYPEGTACAQVLISGEKGGTTGKTVFIGFGLAFLHKFLTEGMNLFIATAKLPISFINKAAVFSTEMASELLGVGYIIGLRTAAMMMGGAVLGYLVILPIIYFIGENNPNVIAPGVKPIKNMSLSQIRNAYLLYIGAGCVASAGIISMLKTLPLIVRSFRSSIAGVGGGGDGGDVKRTDRDMPMSWVLGGTVVLIGLLAAFLAGEVGIVTGLLGALLVVLFGFLFVTVSARLTGEIGSSSNPISGMTTATLMITCLIFLALGMTTSVDRVLALSVAAVVCIASSNGGTVAQSLKTGYLVGGTPRYMQYAIMVGAFVSALVIGGTLIFLLNKPGTVYSAKPENVPALTLTPTELGRLKQAETHEGKTYKILDARNEELTKEDKDAGYAPREEVLKYKAGRYLVDPDTGKVALLKDDTIMGQLKVRDDGTPVERKFDAPKTQVLGIVINGVLKRDLNWTMVAIGAMIAIMLELCGVSALAFAVGLYVPIQFSVPIFIGGIVRWGVDKKYAAEAAESIRAAGNDPEKVAQAEIEAIRKVETSPGVLLASGYIAGGSIAGVLIAFLAFSDTLPRDLSAFQYRTVVVGSELPLKDAAAEIAARERPNGTPEEKEKLAGEIVGLNEDDVPPQWVKVPKGMKINLPGGGEYEAVNDVTLGEIAKEKLGRSWRAGQILDSNKNVLEAPKKLPPRAELFVPQPQWATLIPFGLLVLLLLAVGTGYLLKGEPEESAPPARPTA, encoded by the coding sequence ATGTCGTCCGAAGTCAAGTCGGAACCGGAGTTCCAACCGTTCGTGCCCGCAACCGAAGCGCCAAAAGAGTTCACGCTCGCAGCGGTCGCGGCCGGGGCCGGGTTGGGGCTGATATTTGCCGCGTCGTCGCTGTACCTCGTGCTCAAGGTGGGCATGACGGTGTCGGCCTCTATTCCCGTGGCGGTGCTGGCTATCACCGTGTTTCGGGCACTCTCCAAGGCGTTCGGCATTCGGCGGGCGACGATCCTCGAAAACAACATCGTCCAAACGGCCGGGAGCGCGGGGGAGAGCATCGCGTTCGGTGTCGGCGTGTCGATGCCGGCGCTGTTGTTACTCGGGTTCGGGTTGGACCTCGGCCGGGTGATGGTGGTATCGATCCTCGGCGGGCTGCTCGGCATCCTCGCGATGATCCCGCTCCGGCGCGCGTTCATCGTGAAGATGCACTTCCAGCCCGGGCGGAAGGACCAAAAAGAGACGCTGCTCTACCCCGAAGGGACCGCGTGCGCGCAGGTGCTCATCAGCGGTGAGAAGGGCGGGACGACGGGTAAGACGGTGTTCATCGGGTTCGGGCTGGCGTTCCTGCACAAGTTCCTGACCGAAGGCATGAACCTGTTCATCGCCACGGCCAAGTTGCCGATCTCGTTCATCAATAAGGCCGCGGTGTTCTCGACGGAGATGGCGTCCGAGCTACTCGGCGTCGGCTACATCATCGGGCTGCGCACGGCCGCGATGATGATGGGCGGGGCCGTCCTCGGGTACCTCGTCATCCTGCCGATCATCTACTTCATCGGCGAAAACAACCCGAACGTCATTGCACCGGGGGTGAAGCCGATCAAGAACATGAGTCTGTCGCAGATCCGCAACGCCTACCTGCTTTACATCGGGGCCGGGTGCGTCGCGTCGGCCGGCATCATCAGCATGTTGAAGACACTACCGCTGATCGTCCGGAGCTTCCGCTCCAGTATCGCCGGTGTGGGTGGTGGAGGGGACGGCGGTGACGTGAAGCGCACCGACCGCGACATGCCGATGTCGTGGGTACTCGGGGGAACCGTGGTGCTGATCGGGCTGCTGGCCGCGTTCTTGGCCGGCGAAGTCGGGATCGTGACCGGGTTGCTTGGTGCCCTCTTGGTGGTGCTGTTCGGGTTCCTGTTTGTCACGGTGTCCGCGCGGCTCACGGGCGAAATCGGCTCATCGTCCAACCCGATCTCCGGCATGACGACCGCGACCCTGATGATTACCTGTCTCATCTTCCTCGCACTGGGGATGACCACGTCGGTTGATCGCGTACTGGCGCTCTCGGTGGCCGCGGTGGTGTGCATCGCCTCCTCGAACGGCGGCACGGTCGCGCAATCGCTCAAAACCGGTTACCTCGTCGGCGGTACGCCGCGGTACATGCAGTACGCGATCATGGTCGGGGCGTTCGTTTCGGCCCTGGTGATCGGTGGAACGCTCATCTTCCTCCTGAACAAGCCCGGTACGGTCTACAGCGCCAAACCGGAGAACGTTCCCGCGCTTACGCTCACTCCAACGGAACTGGGCCGGTTGAAGCAGGCCGAAACGCACGAGGGGAAGACTTACAAAATCCTCGACGCCCGGAACGAAGAGTTGACTAAAGAGGACAAGGATGCCGGGTACGCGCCGCGCGAGGAGGTTCTGAAATACAAGGCCGGGCGCTACCTCGTTGATCCCGATACCGGGAAGGTGGCGCTCCTCAAGGACGACACCATCATGGGCCAACTCAAGGTGCGCGACGACGGTACGCCCGTCGAACGCAAGTTCGATGCGCCCAAGACGCAGGTGCTCGGCATCGTCATTAACGGCGTGCTGAAGCGCGACCTAAACTGGACGATGGTCGCCATCGGTGCCATGATCGCCATCATGCTCGAACTGTGCGGCGTCTCGGCACTCGCATTCGCGGTCGGGTTGTACGTTCCCATCCAGTTCTCGGTGCCGATCTTCATCGGCGGCATCGTCCGCTGGGGCGTCGATAAGAAGTACGCGGCCGAAGCCGCGGAGTCGATTCGGGCCGCCGGCAACGACCCGGAGAAGGTCGCGCAGGCCGAAATCGAGGCGATCCGAAAGGTCGAGACCAGCCCCGGCGTGCTGCTCGCGTCGGGGTACATTGCGGGCGGCTCCATCGCGGGCGTGCTGATCGCGTTCTTGGCGTTCAGTGACACGCTCCCGCGCGATCTCTCCGCGTTCCAGTACCGAACGGTCGTGGTCGGGTCGGAGCTACCTCTCAAAGACGCCGCCGCCGAGATCGCCGCGCGCGAACGGCCGAACGGTACCCCCGAGGAGAAAGAGAAACTGGCGGGCGAAATCGTCGGGCTGAATGAGGACGACGTGCCGCCGCAATGGGTGAAAGTGCCGAAGGGGATGAAGATCAACCTGCCCGGTGGGGGCGAATACGAGGCGGTGAACGACGTGACCTTGGGCGAGATCGCCAAGGAGAAACTCGGCCGCTCGTGGCGGGCCGGGCAGATCCTCGACTCGAACAAGAACGTTTTGGAGGCACCCAAGAAACTTCCTCCCCGGGCGGAACTATTTGTTCCTCAGCCGCAATGGGCGACGCTGATTCCGTTCGGGCTCCTGGTGCTATTGCTGCTCGCGGTCGGGACCGGGTATCTGTTGAAGGGTGAGCCGGAGGAGTCCGCCCCACCCGCACGGCCCACCGCATGA
- a CDS encoding thioredoxin-like domain-containing protein, which translates to MTTSQVTVKTLAALTLLVGFGTTGRADPAPVTVDWALKQTPRQPGVNVTTPPAAQAAQCRVAPIPSDKGAGKSMGSIVNGPDGKPVRQFLSYDDKTFNIVVYFVDGAEAYREVYPPDPKEPFQFRWLGPNGTKWGLDRNRDGVIDDWVVISPEEASQELAQAVITRDPKRIEALLVTKANLTTFGLPAADADKIVARTAGAAKRVSDTAAALKLTDKAKWVHVEYGIPSTRPSDSFGGREDYTAYKNGTVLVEDGGKGQALQTGELVQIGKAWKLVDGPSAGAAPQGGSTPDGAVVPPEIKELVEKLNEHDQKSPNPPTAAALHEFNAKRVDLLEQINARLPEDKKETWVKMLLDSLAAAAETDKPGNKHLARLEQFKKAYSPAGANPAIAPYAAYRLLYAENSVAMATMKPDGSDLGPIQDKWRASLEEFVKAFPQSADAPEAYWRLAMAYEHSGAKDAETKARGTYETLAKDYASTPQGAKGTGALKRLDSEGKPLELTGQVLGTNQTFNAAQPGKVVVVYYWASWSQSLTDDAKKLQVLVKDYEKKGLAVVTVCLDQDAKQAEEAAKTAGLPGTHLFAEGGLDRSPLAATYGILAPPYIFVAGKDGKVVKRNGYISTLEEDLKKLMP; encoded by the coding sequence ATGACGACTTCGCAGGTGACGGTGAAGACACTCGCCGCACTCACGTTGTTGGTCGGGTTCGGCACCACCGGCCGCGCGGACCCGGCGCCGGTGACGGTCGATTGGGCGCTCAAGCAGACCCCGCGGCAACCGGGCGTGAACGTGACCACGCCGCCCGCCGCTCAAGCGGCCCAGTGCCGGGTGGCGCCGATCCCCAGCGACAAGGGGGCCGGCAAGTCGATGGGCTCGATCGTGAACGGGCCGGACGGCAAACCGGTGCGCCAGTTCCTCAGCTACGACGACAAGACCTTCAACATCGTCGTCTACTTCGTGGACGGGGCCGAGGCCTATCGCGAAGTCTACCCGCCGGACCCGAAGGAGCCATTCCAGTTCCGCTGGCTCGGGCCGAACGGAACCAAGTGGGGCCTGGACCGCAACCGCGACGGGGTGATCGATGATTGGGTGGTGATCTCGCCCGAAGAAGCGAGTCAGGAACTCGCGCAGGCGGTCATCACCCGCGACCCGAAGCGGATCGAAGCACTGTTGGTAACGAAGGCGAATCTGACCACATTCGGGCTCCCGGCCGCGGACGCGGACAAGATCGTGGCCCGGACCGCCGGCGCCGCCAAGCGCGTGAGCGACACGGCCGCCGCGCTGAAACTGACCGATAAGGCGAAGTGGGTCCACGTCGAGTACGGCATCCCGAGCACGCGCCCGTCCGATTCGTTCGGCGGGCGCGAGGACTACACCGCGTACAAGAACGGCACCGTCCTGGTCGAAGACGGCGGGAAGGGGCAGGCGCTCCAGACCGGCGAACTGGTCCAGATCGGGAAAGCGTGGAAGCTCGTGGACGGCCCCTCGGCGGGCGCTGCACCGCAGGGCGGGAGCACGCCCGACGGTGCGGTCGTGCCGCCCGAAATCAAAGAGCTCGTCGAGAAGCTCAACGAACACGATCAGAAGTCGCCGAACCCGCCGACCGCTGCGGCGCTGCACGAGTTCAACGCGAAGCGCGTCGACCTCCTCGAGCAGATCAACGCACGGCTGCCCGAGGACAAGAAGGAAACGTGGGTCAAGATGCTGCTCGACAGCCTCGCAGCGGCGGCCGAGACCGACAAACCGGGGAACAAGCACCTCGCGCGCCTGGAGCAGTTCAAGAAGGCCTATTCGCCGGCGGGCGCGAACCCCGCGATCGCGCCTTACGCCGCGTACCGCCTCCTCTACGCCGAGAACAGCGTGGCAATGGCGACCATGAAGCCGGACGGGAGCGACCTCGGCCCGATCCAGGACAAGTGGCGCGCCTCGCTCGAAGAGTTCGTGAAAGCGTTCCCGCAGAGCGCGGACGCGCCCGAGGCGTACTGGCGCCTGGCGATGGCTTACGAGCACTCCGGCGCGAAGGACGCCGAGACGAAGGCCCGGGGCACCTACGAGACGCTCGCGAAGGACTACGCGAGCACCCCGCAGGGCGCGAAGGGGACCGGCGCGCTGAAGCGCCTCGATAGCGAGGGCAAGCCGCTCGAACTCACGGGCCAGGTGCTCGGGACGAACCAGACGTTCAACGCCGCCCAGCCCGGGAAGGTCGTGGTGGTTTACTACTGGGCGAGCTGGAGCCAGTCGCTCACCGACGACGCCAAGAAGCTCCAGGTGCTCGTGAAGGATTACGAGAAGAAGGGTTTGGCGGTGGTCACGGTCTGCTTGGACCAGGACGCGAAGCAGGCGGAGGAGGCGGCCAAGACCGCGGGCCTGCCCGGTACGCACCTCTTTGCGGAGGGTGGGCTGGACCGCAGCCCGCTGGCCGCGACCTACGGCATCCTGGCCCCGCCGTACATCTTCGTCGCGGGCAAGGACGGCAAGGTGGTCAAGCGCAACGGGTACATCAGCACGCTGGAAGAAGACCTCAAGAAGCTGATGCCGTAA
- a CDS encoding aldehyde dehydrogenase family protein, with translation MTPFTTELALARHSQEAWAKRSVRDRLRHVRNLRALLVERLDEIRTAIHADVGRSAIEIVGSEILPCTSALKFLEKRAARILAPRRVSGWDRPAWLMGNRDAVHYRPWGVVGIIGTWNYPVHLNVGQIAPALVAGNAVLWKPSENTPRTANVIHQLFCDAGFPSDLLQTLPATREAGPQLAEADVDHIVFTGSDVVGRKLAARLGERLVPSTLELSGCDAMFVFADADIELAARGAWFGLTLNRGQTCVAVRRIFVQRAKYESFVSALKPMIDRASPMGLVTEPQHAQAERLIQDAVKRGARAESPPPSPLPEGKGAEQTQPTPPSPLPEGKGEKAPAPASIMAPISEVSRVGSPFPSGRGDGGVGSSLPPTLLLNTPADAAICREACFAPVAAVIPFDTPEEALMLANQSPFGLSASIFSADVVAAQEFAARVPSGSVVINDVLAPTAHPGTPFGGRGASGWGVTQGPEGLLAMTVSQVVTVHKGTFRPHFDDAVNPDPATIDILHGLIRLTHARGLRARLGGFWQMVKGVRKKRK, from the coding sequence ATGACACCCTTCACGACGGAACTGGCTCTGGCCCGACACTCCCAAGAGGCGTGGGCCAAACGCAGCGTGCGAGACCGATTGCGACACGTCCGCAACCTGCGAGCACTGCTCGTCGAGCGCCTGGACGAAATCCGCACTGCGATTCACGCCGATGTGGGCCGATCGGCCATCGAGATCGTCGGGAGCGAGATCCTCCCCTGTACCTCCGCGCTGAAGTTTCTGGAGAAGCGCGCGGCCCGGATTCTCGCACCGCGGCGCGTATCGGGATGGGATCGACCGGCGTGGTTGATGGGCAACCGCGACGCGGTGCATTACCGACCGTGGGGCGTGGTCGGCATCATCGGTACGTGGAACTACCCGGTCCACCTGAACGTCGGGCAGATCGCGCCGGCGCTCGTCGCGGGCAACGCGGTGTTGTGGAAACCGAGCGAGAACACGCCTCGGACGGCGAACGTGATTCACCAACTCTTCTGCGACGCGGGCTTCCCGTCGGACTTGCTGCAAACGCTACCCGCCACGCGCGAGGCGGGGCCGCAACTGGCCGAGGCCGACGTCGATCACATCGTCTTCACCGGTTCCGATGTGGTCGGGCGGAAGCTCGCGGCCCGGCTCGGCGAGCGGCTCGTCCCCTCCACGCTCGAACTTTCGGGCTGCGACGCGATGTTCGTGTTCGCGGACGCCGACATCGAACTGGCCGCGCGGGGCGCGTGGTTCGGCCTGACGCTCAACCGCGGACAGACGTGCGTTGCCGTGCGCCGGATCTTCGTCCAGCGCGCGAAGTACGAGTCGTTCGTATCAGCGCTCAAGCCGATGATCGATCGCGCGTCGCCGATGGGACTGGTGACGGAGCCGCAACACGCGCAGGCGGAGCGTCTGATTCAGGATGCGGTGAAGCGCGGGGCGAGGGCCGAATCTCCTCCCCCGTCCCCCCTCCCTGAAGGGAAGGGGGCAGAACAAACACAACCTACCCCCCCGTCCCCCCTCCCTGAAGGGAAGGGGGAGAAAGCACCGGCGCCCGCGAGTATCATGGCGCCAATATCAGAGGTTTCGCGCGTCGGCTCCCCCTTCCCTTCAGGGAGAGGGGACGGGGGGGTAGGTTCTTCACTTCCCCCCACGCTCCTCCTCAACACCCCCGCCGACGCTGCGATTTGTCGCGAAGCGTGCTTCGCACCGGTCGCGGCCGTGATTCCGTTCGACACGCCCGAAGAGGCGCTCATGCTGGCGAACCAATCGCCATTCGGTCTGTCCGCGTCCATCTTCTCGGCGGATGTTGTTGCAGCGCAAGAGTTCGCAGCGCGCGTGCCATCGGGGAGTGTCGTAATTAACGATGTGCTCGCACCGACGGCGCACCCGGGCACACCATTCGGTGGGCGCGGGGCGAGCGGATGGGGCGTCACGCAAGGCCCGGAAGGGTTACTCGCGATGACCGTCTCGCAAGTGGTGACGGTGCATAAGGGCACGTTCCGCCCGCACTTCGACGACGCGGTGAACCCCGACCCTGCGACCATCGACATCCTTCACGGGCTCATCCGGCTGACGCACGCACGCGGGCTCCGGGCGCGGCTCGGTGGCTTCTGGCAAATGGTGAAAGGCGTGCGGAAGAAACGAAAATGA
- the htpG gene encoding molecular chaperone HtpG: MSAETLEFKAELKQLLHLITHSLYSDREIFLRELISNASDAINKVRFDALANADKLEGNTDWKIKLTPDATAKTLTLSDNGIGMSRQDVIDNLGTVAQSGTKAFLEAAKRAGKTGETPGLIGQFGVGFYSAFMVADKVTVVTRAAGSPADGTRWESDGQGSYTLEACEKPTRGTDVVLHLKDDTQDYLDTWRLRQLVRKFSDFLEHPVVMDVEKEVEEGKKETTEETLNSRKAIWLRGKSEVKPEEYEEFYKSLAHDTEAPADVIHYAAEGKTEFKVLCFVPARKPFGFDYEEPVAGLRLYVQRVLIMDRCEQVLPVYLRFVKGVVDSADLPLNVSRELLQQNPLLDVIQKSVVKNVLESLAGTKNIEPDKYLDFYKSFGTVLKEGLTRDWSNREKIADLLLFESANTEAGKFTTFAEYAEKMPTDQTEIAYLIGESAEQLRHSPYLEAFRAKGQDVLLLTDPIDEFAIPQLGEYKGKKLVAADRGEAAGVGEVPAGDKERFAALLTVLKEKVPDVADVRLTNRLTESAACLVAEAHGVSAHMERLMERMGRDSGTPKRVLELNPKHPTLEALRALHEKDAADPRLDGYARLLYEQAVIAEGSKVTDPVAFAKRVNDLIVRDAQVSGAP, translated from the coding sequence ATGTCCGCTGAAACGCTCGAATTCAAAGCCGAACTCAAGCAGCTCCTGCACCTCATCACGCACTCGCTGTACTCGGACCGCGAGATCTTCCTGCGCGAACTCATCTCGAACGCCTCCGACGCGATCAACAAGGTGCGGTTCGATGCGCTCGCCAACGCGGACAAACTGGAGGGCAACACGGACTGGAAGATCAAGCTCACCCCGGACGCGACCGCCAAGACGCTCACCCTCTCCGATAACGGCATCGGGATGTCGCGCCAGGACGTGATCGACAACCTGGGTACCGTTGCGCAGTCGGGGACGAAAGCGTTCCTCGAAGCCGCGAAGCGCGCGGGCAAGACCGGCGAAACGCCGGGGCTCATCGGTCAGTTCGGGGTCGGCTTCTACTCCGCGTTCATGGTCGCCGACAAGGTGACCGTTGTGACGCGCGCGGCCGGTTCCCCGGCAGACGGCACGCGGTGGGAGTCCGACGGCCAGGGGAGCTACACGCTCGAAGCGTGCGAAAAGCCCACCCGCGGCACCGACGTGGTCCTGCACCTCAAGGACGACACCCAGGACTACCTCGATACCTGGCGGCTCCGCCAGCTCGTGCGGAAGTTCTCCGACTTCCTCGAACACCCCGTCGTGATGGACGTGGAGAAGGAGGTCGAGGAGGGGAAGAAGGAGACGACCGAGGAGACGCTCAACTCGCGCAAAGCAATTTGGCTACGCGGTAAAAGTGAGGTGAAGCCCGAAGAGTACGAGGAGTTTTACAAGTCGCTCGCACACGACACCGAAGCCCCGGCGGACGTGATTCACTACGCGGCCGAGGGCAAAACCGAGTTCAAAGTGCTGTGCTTCGTTCCGGCGCGCAAGCCGTTCGGCTTCGACTACGAGGAGCCGGTCGCGGGCCTGCGGTTGTACGTGCAGCGCGTGCTCATCATGGACCGGTGCGAACAGGTGCTCCCGGTCTACCTGCGGTTCGTGAAGGGCGTGGTCGATTCCGCCGACCTGCCGCTCAACGTTTCGCGCGAGCTGCTCCAACAGAACCCGCTGCTCGACGTGATCCAGAAGAGTGTGGTGAAGAACGTCCTCGAATCACTGGCCGGCACGAAGAACATTGAGCCGGACAAGTACCTCGATTTCTACAAGAGCTTCGGCACCGTCCTGAAAGAAGGGCTCACGCGCGACTGGAGCAACCGCGAGAAGATCGCGGACCTGCTCCTGTTCGAGAGCGCGAACACCGAGGCGGGCAAGTTCACCACGTTCGCCGAGTACGCCGAGAAGATGCCCACGGACCAGACAGAAATTGCGTATTTGATTGGCGAATCGGCCGAACAGCTGCGCCACTCGCCGTACCTCGAAGCGTTCCGCGCGAAGGGGCAGGACGTGCTACTGCTCACGGACCCGATCGACGAGTTCGCGATTCCGCAATTGGGTGAATACAAGGGCAAGAAGCTCGTTGCCGCCGACCGCGGAGAGGCCGCCGGTGTGGGCGAAGTCCCGGCCGGCGACAAGGAGCGGTTCGCGGCGCTGTTGACAGTGCTCAAGGAAAAGGTGCCGGATGTGGCCGACGTCCGGCTCACCAACCGACTCACGGAAAGTGCGGCGTGCCTCGTGGCCGAGGCCCACGGCGTGTCCGCTCACATGGAGCGCCTGATGGAGCGCATGGGGCGCGATTCGGGAACGCCGAAGCGCGTTTTGGAACTGAATCCCAAACACCCCACCCTGGAAGCGCTCCGCGCGTTACACGAGAAAGACGCCGCCGACCCGCGCCTGGACGGGTACGCGCGCCTGCTCTACGAACAGGCGGTGATCGCGGAGGGGTCCAAAGTGACCGATCCGGTGGCGTTCGCGAAGCGGGTGAATGACCTGATCGTGCGCGACGCGCAAGTATCTGGGGCGCCTTGA
- a CDS encoding DUF1501 domain-containing protein translates to MSATRRTDCEGFHRRDVLTIGSAGILGLTLPGLLASEAKAKAANSKERGSGQPKAKSVILLWLAGGPATIDMWDNKPDAPEGIRGEFKSVDTNVTGVQVAETFPKMAQVSDKLTIVRSLYHTIPSHGPAAVFMTTGNKPTAALQYPALGSVASKLMKTEVGVPPYVTFGDIRNGSAGQAGYLGTGYNPFIIEGNGGGGKNAGGFSVRGLTLKGTFTLEDLEKRDSLLRKLDTGLAGLDQSNDLVDGLDTFHQQALEILKSDKTRKALDLSAEKPATREMYGTTPFGQGALAARRLVEAGVRFSTVSFGGWDTHSQTFNAHKTRLAPTTDMVLAALIKDLDDRGLLDSTIVMCAGEFGRTPKVNKNSGRDHWARSMACVLAGGGFKRGYVHGSTDASGMAPATEPVTPDDVAGTIFHNLGIAPNTEIQTPTGRPVQLFREGKVIEKILA, encoded by the coding sequence ATGTCCGCGACGCGCCGAACCGACTGCGAAGGCTTCCACCGCCGGGACGTGCTGACCATCGGGTCGGCGGGTATCCTCGGTCTCACGCTGCCGGGCCTTCTCGCTTCCGAAGCGAAGGCGAAAGCCGCGAACAGCAAGGAGCGCGGGAGCGGTCAGCCGAAAGCCAAGAGCGTCATCCTGCTGTGGCTCGCGGGCGGTCCGGCCACCATCGACATGTGGGACAACAAGCCGGACGCCCCCGAGGGCATCCGCGGTGAGTTCAAGTCGGTCGATACGAATGTGACGGGGGTGCAGGTCGCCGAGACCTTCCCGAAGATGGCGCAAGTGAGCGACAAACTCACCATCGTCCGCTCGCTGTACCACACGATCCCGAGCCACGGCCCGGCCGCCGTGTTCATGACCACCGGGAACAAGCCGACCGCGGCGCTCCAGTACCCGGCGCTCGGCTCGGTCGCGTCGAAACTCATGAAGACGGAAGTCGGCGTGCCGCCCTACGTTACCTTCGGCGACATCCGCAACGGGTCGGCCGGACAAGCCGGGTACCTCGGCACGGGTTACAACCCGTTCATCATTGAGGGCAACGGCGGAGGCGGGAAGAATGCCGGGGGATTCAGCGTTCGCGGATTGACCCTCAAGGGCACCTTCACACTCGAAGACCTGGAAAAGCGCGACTCGCTGCTCCGCAAACTCGACACGGGGTTGGCCGGCCTCGATCAGTCGAACGACCTCGTGGACGGCCTCGATACCTTCCACCAACAGGCGCTCGAAATCCTCAAGAGCGACAAGACGCGCAAGGCACTGGACCTGAGCGCGGAGAAGCCGGCGACGCGCGAGATGTACGGCACCACGCCGTTCGGCCAGGGGGCACTCGCGGCCCGGCGCCTCGTGGAAGCCGGGGTCCGGTTCTCCACCGTGAGCTTCGGTGGCTGGGACACCCACAGCCAGACGTTCAACGCCCACAAGACGCGGCTCGCCCCGACGACTGATATGGTGCTCGCGGCGCTCATCAAAGACCTGGACGACCGCGGACTGCTGGACAGTACGATCGTGATGTGCGCGGGCGAGTTCGGGCGCACGCCGAAGGTCAACAAGAACAGCGGGCGCGACCACTGGGCGCGGTCGATGGCGTGCGTGCTGGCCGGCGGCGGCTTCAAACGCGGATACGTTCACGGCAGCACCGACGCGAGCGGCATGGCCCCCGCAACGGAACCGGTCACGCCAGACGACGTTGCGGGGACGATCTTCCACAACCTCGGCATCGCGCCGAACACGGAGATCCAGACCCCGACCGGGCGCCCCGTCCAGCTTTTCCGCGAGGGCAAGGTGATCGAGAAGATCCTCGCGTAA